In a genomic window of Ipomoea triloba cultivar NCNSP0323 chromosome 3, ASM357664v1:
- the LOC116013305 gene encoding wiskott-Aldrich syndrome protein family member 2-like, whose translation MAAASSRPPSKPYDVDFTIVSAKHLKNVNWRHGDLKPYVIFWVDPDRRLATKSDDHGSTKPVWNERFVLPLAVPPQESLLTLEIFHSKPSETPKPLVGTLRLPLKDVMCLEDSTKVRSFELRLPSGRPQGKIRLKISIQERPSPPDFQIPPPSSYYFSTAPPQPASRDYRGYNIPPYNPHQPPSPAAMPPPPHPTLSPPLPTLSSPPPPHSHPYHYGGYSDPYSSYYPGYYTQPPYPPRPFLDRQPSFGRPGPSAPVDYAPYDNKRSGKMGLGTGLAVGAVAGALGGLALEEGLKYEEEKIAERVECDISGRDNYSDYHVDY comes from the coding sequence ATGGCAGCAGCGAGCTCTCGGCCGCCATCGAAGCCGTACGATGTGGACTTCACAATCGTCTCCGCCAAGCACCTGAAGAACGTGAATTGGCGCCACGGTGATCTGAAGCCCTATGTGATCTTCTGGGTGGATCCTGATCGCCGTCTCGCAACCAAATCGGACGATCACGGATCGACCAAACCGGTGTGGAACGAGCGGTTCGTGCTTCCTCTGGCGGTGCCGCCTCAGGAATCGCTGCTCACTCTCGAGATCTTCCACTCGAAGCCGTCCGAGACGCCCAAGCCGTTGGTCGGAACCCTAAGGCTGCCGCTCAAGGACGTGATGTGCTTGGAAGATTCCACGAAGGTAAGAAGTTTCGAGCTCCGTTTACCTTCCGGTCGCCCCCAGGGTAAGATCCGACTCAAAATCTCTATCCAGGAACGCCCTAGCCCCCCTGATTTCCAAATTCCCCCTCCGTCCAGCTATTATTTCTCAACTGCGCCTCCGCAGCCCGCTTCCCGTGATTACAGAGGATACAATATCCCTCCGTACAATCCACACCAGCCTCCATCTCCCGCGGCGATGCCGCCGCCGCCTCATCCGACTCTATCACCACCGCTTCCTACTCTATCATCTCCACCTCCTCCCCACTCGCATCCTTATCACTACGGCGGATACTCTGATCCATACTCTAGCTACTACCCCGGTTACTACACTCAGCCTCCTTATCCGCCACGGCCGTTCCTGGACCGACAACCTAGCTTTGGCAGGCCGGGGCCTAGTGCGCCTGTGGATTATGCACCGTATGATAACAAGCGTAGTGGAAAGATGGGATTAGGAACTGGATTGGCTGTTGGAGCTGTGGCAGGAGCCCTAGGAGGGCTGGCATTGGAGGAGGGTTTGAAATATGAAGAAGAGAAGATTGCAGAAAGAGTTGAGTGTGACATTTCTGGAAGGGATAATTACAGTGACTACCATGTTGATTACTAG